One Haliaeetus albicilla chromosome 11, bHalAlb1.1, whole genome shotgun sequence genomic window carries:
- the COMTD1 gene encoding catechol O-methyltransferase domain-containing protein 1, with protein MPLFSVPKEVAVGTAMLGVAFATGMLAGKRYPSLVFGTLKSSKSIIGKSSPLWQYILDHSLREHPILKKLRLLTADHPRSKMMVSCDQAQLMANLVKLIKAKKVLEIGVFTGYNTLNMALVLPDNGRVIACDINEDYVKIGKPLWNEAGVEHKIDLRIKPAIQTLDELLASGEAETFDFAFIDADKESCNEYYEKCLRLVKKGGIIAIDNVLWSGRVLKPRKDDLATQSIHHLNEKLLRDARVNISMLPMGDGVTLAFKL; from the exons ATGCCCCTTTTCAGCGTGCCCAAAGAAGTGGCCGTCGGGACGGCGATGCTGGGGGTCGCCTTTGCCACCGGGATGCTCGCAG gtaAAAGATACCCTTCTTTAGTTTTTGGGACACTGAAATCATCCAAGAGTATTATTGGGAAAAGTAGTCCCCTCTGGCAATACATATTGGATCACTCTTTGCGGGAACATCCAATTCTAAAGAAGCTGCGACTG CTCACTGCTGATCATCCCCGGAGTAAAATGATGGTGTCCTGTGACCAGGCTCAGCTTATGGCAAATTTGGTCAAACTCATTAAAGCCAAGAAAGTTCTTGAAATAG GTGTTTTCACAGGTTATAATACCTTGAATATGGCACTTGTCCTACCAGATAATGGCAGAGTTATTGCTTGTGATATAAATGAGGACTATGTTAAAATTGGAAAGCCACTGTGGAACGAG GCAGGAGTAGAGCATAAAATTGACCTGCGGATTAAGCCAGCAATTCAAACACTTG ATGAACTGTTGGCCAGTGGAGAAGCGGAAACCTTTGACTTCGCTTTCATTGATGCGGATAAAGAAAGCTGCAATGAGTACTATGAAAAATGTTTGCGCCTCGTAAAGAAAGGGGGAATAATAGCTATTGATAAT GTCCTTTGGAGTGGAAGGGTGCTAAAACCAAGAAAGGATGACTTGGCAACCCAGAGCATCCACCACCTCAATGAGAAGCTTCTCAGAGATGCACGAGTAAATATCAGCATGCTCCCAATGGGGGATGGAGTCACATTAGCGTTCAAGTTGTAA